Sequence from the Methanosarcina siciliae T4/M genome:
ATTCACATAGTTCGGATAGTTGCCAGCCGGTGCAAGGTTTGCAAGCTTTACCGCATCATCAACCATCTCGATTTTATCCGGAAAAGAATCTCTCATCCCGGCCGTTACGTAAACGATGTCTATCCGCGGTCTTCCGGGCATTGAAGAATCGTAGCTGGGCAAAAGCTCTTCTTCCGGGATCAGTTCCACTCCCTGGACTATGCCGTTATCGTCCCAGACAGGCTTTACTCCCAGCAGGTAAAGAATCTCAGCTTCAAGGGTTCCGTGGTCCTGAATGAAGTCCACCCCGAACCTGGAGAATGCGACTTTGTGCGGATACTCCCCATATTTCTCATAATAGTCCACAAGCAGCTCCTGGGCCAGGAGTTTGCCCATCTTCCATGTGGCTTTCGAGGGGTAGAGCTCCGGGTTTATCCCATAAAAATTTCGGCCGGTAGGAACGGCATCCGTCCGGGATACCGGATCGTTTCCGGGCCCAGGGGGGATATAGCAACCATCGAGGGCAGAAAGAATACGGTCCAATTCCACATCCGAATCCAGAAGTCTCTGCTTGTACTCAAGCCCGGTAAGCAGGTCCTCACTTATAGTGTCGTTTGTGGTTCCGTAAATGGCCAGCTGTGCCTCTTCAGGGGTGGAATCCATGACGATCACTTCCCTGATCATCCTGTCGACCTTTGTGTCAGTAAGGGGAATTCCCAGCGGATACTCCGTGGTATTCGAATAGAAAGCCACTTCGACCCGGGATTCAAAAGAGCTACCGAGCATTGAACGGACCATGTATGCCAGTTCATCCCAGTGGGGATAAAGGATCTGGTCTTTGTAATCAACCCCGAATTCTAGATCTGCTGTTACCGAGGAATTATTCAAGCCGTATAACTGGTTCTGGGCTTCTTCAGAGTCTGCATTCTCACAAACTACTTTCCAGAGAAGATCATCCGGTTTCGTATCGTTTTCCGGGATTCCTTCAGGGTATCCGGTGGTATTTGAATAAAACGCTATTTCGAGATCAGCTTTGAGTTTTTCTCCCACGATTAGCTTGATAAGAGAGAACAGTTCCGAGTTATCGGGTTCAAGTACCGAGTCCAGATATCCGAGCCCCCTTTCAAGGTCCGAACTTACCAGGGGATCACTCTGGCCGTAGACCAGGTTCTGGGCTTCCTGAACATCCGTTCCGTTACGTATCACTTCCCAGATCAGGTTATTGACCTTCGTATCATTCTCAGGAACCCCTTCCGGATACTCCTGATAAAAGGCATTCGTCAAATTGGCCTCAAAGCCGCTGCCCAGCAGGGCTCTGATAACGTCAGTAAGTTCGTCCTCCTGCGGATCAAGGCTGTTACAGGAAGGAACCTCGGATAGGACGTGCATGCCATAGGCGATGTAATCTCCCTCGATATCTTCAATGTACTGATGCAGGATGTCCCTTACGAAGAGATCAAACTCGGTGGTGTTATAGGCAATAAGATCGGTTGTGTTGACTCCGAGCTCCTCGTCAAGGGACAAACTGTCCATTTCTTCAATAATCTCCGCCTGGTAGGCAACTTTGGTCTGAGTGTTCATCTCGAGCCCGTAATATTCCTGCATGAGCCTTGTGAGGTTTTCCAGTTCCGCATATGCCCCTGCCCTTTCCATAGTAGGAGTAAGATGGTCGATAATAAGGGCATTTCCACGATATTCCGCAGTCTGCCCCTCTCCCACATTAGCCACGATATAGGGGTAGATATTGGGAAGATCCCCGAGCAAAATGGGGGACCATTCACTCGTCCTGTTCATCCCGCAGGCCTGGCCGGGCAGCCATTCATGGGTGCCGTGGGTCCCCAGATGGATTATTGCATCCGCCTTGAACTCGTTATTTAACCACATGTAAAAAGCGATGTACTGATGAGTAGGTGGGGTCTCACTGCTGTGATACAGAGCCTCCTCATCCTGAAAGAATCCTCTTGCAGGCTGAGGCATAAGCCAGACACTTCCGCACCTGACAGCCGGGAGTACAACATATCTTCCACTACTGTTTTCCCATATCATGGGGCTGGAGTCCGCATCATCGGATTCATTCCAGGGTTCTCCCCATTTTTCTATCACAGATGTTTGAAGCTCTTCGGGAAGGGTTTCGAACCATTTGTGGTAGGTTTCTATGGGAACCAGTTCAACACCCCAGTCCTCCCTGTTTTCCACGAGGTTATCAAGCATACCTTCGGCCCAGGACCCTGCGTTGTATCCCTGAAGCATTAACCGGTCCAGAAGTTCGTCCGAATCTTCAGGGACATAATCTATGTCATAACCGTTTTCCTTCATAACCTCAAGAAGTTTACATATACTTGTTACGCCGTCAAGATAGCTTGCAGTTGCGACATTATCTTTGCCTGAAGGATAGTTGTAATAGATTACTGCGACTTTCTTTTCTAAATTCTCCTTTCGCTTGAGCTCGGCCCATTTTATGGAACGGTTCGTAATCCAATCTACCTGGGCAGGCATCGGGACGTACTCATAAAAATCGGTGGTGCTGTTTTTTTCACTCTTGCCAACAACAATATATTCGAAGATCCCGTCCATGTCAGGGCTGATAGCTTTTCGGACGACCTGATCGGTAGGAATCCCGCGGCTGCTATCTGCAACGTCCACATATTCGACTTCCTCAGCCACGATACCCCTCAGGACCGGAACATTGAGATATTTAAGTTCTTCAATTCCCAGTTCAGGGTTGTTGTAATTTAGCCTGAAAGTTTTAAGGGAAATCATGCACTGAACCAGAGGAGTCCCGCTTCCATCACAGTAATACTCCGTGATGTTGTCGAAAGTGTCAAAACCTGCAATCACATTACAGTCCCTGTCTTCAAGATCCCGGATCAGGGCATCAACAACTCCGGTATATCCGTTTTGAATGTCAGTCCTATGGAACCAGATCCCGATGGTGGGTCTTTCAGGGTCATAGCTCCTGTGGCTTTCAGCACCAAGCTCATACCAGGCAAGGTATGTTGAAGTGTCCTCAAAATAAAAGGACTCGTTTTCAGAGCCGGGATAATAAAGTCCCACCATCGGGATACTGCTTCCGGAACTTTCGATATATGACCAGTCTCCGGTAAGGTCCTGGTTCTTGCCGTATGTTTTTGAAAGGTAGATCAGCAGGTTCTCGGCGTTTTCGAGCCCTTCATCGGTTTCTGCACTCATGTTGAGGAAGTAACTGCAAAAGGTATTGTTCTCCGAACCGTTGTAAGCATAATCCACATAGTCAGGGGCAAGGGAAGGCGGGTCAAATGAATAGATATCTATGACTGTCGTCCCGTTTGAATGTGCTTTTTCCAGATATTCCCCGAGGGCTTCATAGATATCACTGCTCAACATATCACATACAACAACGTCCTGCATTTCCAAAAGCCCGGATTTTCCGGCAATTAATACCTCATCACTCGGGCCTGAACTGCCGTTATATGCATTAAGGTTCAAAAGTTCGATACCGGAGCTATAAGGGTTTGTCTGCTCTGCAAGTTCAAGGGCAGAGTTGGCCCCGTAGCCCAGGTACATTATATGAACCAGATCCCAGTCATTGGTTATTTCCGGACGGTTAGCATAGTTTTCCGCAAGATAGTGCAGCAGGTATTCGGCGTTCTTCTGCCTGACCGTCCCATCAGTGCCCATATAGCGATATAAATTACAAATAGGGTCATCTGCAAGTCCATCGGAGGCATAATCAAAATAAAAAGGAGTACCCGAGGAATTAAAGCCCACAAAAGCCGCCCCCTCTGTGTGCGCCTGCCAGAAGGTATCATTCAGGGTCCCGTAGATTGAAGATGAAAACCGGTCACAGAATATCAGGTCCTGTTCTTCGACCATTCCGCTTTCTACTGCTGACACCAGATCCGCGCTGGGATCTCCGTTACTGTCGTATGCCTTGATGTTGGTAAACTCAATCAAATTGCTGTAGCGGCTGTTGTTGACCGCCAGCTCAAGGGCATCATTTGGCTCCGGGCCCAGATACATAATTTTGATTTCGTCCAGGTCTTCAAAATTCCAGTCCTCTGTTAATATCGGGCGGAAGCCGTATTCTTTGGAGAGGTAGATCAACAGGTTTTCCGCATTGTTTTTTTCTTCTCCGGTATCGGTACCCATGTTGTCATAGTAATAACCGATCGTAGTATCATAGTCTACCGGTCCCCCAAACTGCCCGGAAGTTGTTTCGTTGGTTTCGTAAGCATACACGTAATTAAAAAAATTTTTCCAGGTCAACGCATGATCCTGGGGTTCGATGTTTACAATATAAACTCCAGCGTTGCAGATATCAGGAAACAGGTTTGAGTCATAATTGTAAATTGAACTGGAAAGATTATCACAGATCAGGATATCCTGCTCTTCCAGAAGCCCACTCGATGCTGCAGTTTTCAGTTCGTCGCCAGGGCCGTCTCCTGCTTCGTTGTAAGCTTCAAGGACCTGGAATTCGATATCATCTCTGTAACGATTTGTTTGGTTTGCCAGTTCCAGAGAAGGGCACCCGTTGTGTCCCAGATAAAGGATTTTTACTTTTGCCCAGTCCGCCTGATTAATGAGGCTCACGTTCCATTCGGCGGTGATATCCGACCGGTTTGCGTAGTCCTTTGCAAGGCAGATAAGCAATTTTTCTGCATAATCAAGGCCTGTTCCGCTACCTCCCATTCTGTCATAATAGTAGCGAACAGGGTTTTTTCGCGAGTCCCTATATACATAATCAAAAAATTCAGGCTCATTTTCAGACCGGATATCCACAAAAACGGTTCCGTTGTCATGGGCTCTTTTTAATGCATCTTCTATACTATCATATATGGGGCTGTAAAGCATATCGCATAATATAACATCCTGTTCTTCGATAAGCCCGCTTTCAGCTGCATTCAGTAGGGAAGAGCTGGCCGCATAGGAGGAGCCGTATGCATTGACATTAGTGAAATTTATGTACTCACTATACTCAGTCGTAGTACTGGCTTTTTTCAGGGCGTAATTTTCTCCATAACCCACATACATTACATTTATCTTATTTTCCGAAGCTGAAACAGCCGGTACAAGCAAAAAAACAAACAGTACAATTAGTAACAATAAACTGCATTTAATTTTATTCATATTATCCCCAACCGATGTTAATCCCTGGAACCCTGAAGAATATTATCGGAATCTTTATCGGAATCTTTATCGGAATCTGAAACACCTTTTTTCCACCTTCGGCCGTTTAATATTACATGGAATATTATATGGAACCGTGTTACGTGAAAAGTCCAGCAAGGCCAGATTTCAAAAAATGAAACTGGAAATTTCTCGAGTTTTACAGGAGACAGAAACAAAAGTAACAGGAAAGTGATTCTTTCCAACTTAAAATGCACAGTCACCTGAGTTTAATATATTTTCGGAGAATTTACAGCCGAAAATTAAGACAAACGCCGGATACCATAAAGCAATATCGTCAACCGGTTCTTCAAAAATTATTGATTTGCGTTAAACCATAAGAAAAGAAAATATAAAAAAAGCAGTTTTTGGATCACAAACATTAGTTTTTTAAGTTACACAATCAATTTCTTTCATTCGGATACCCCGTTAGTTTGCTACGAGGATGAAAAATTCTCAAGGTAACCATTGTTAAATAACTGGGTTATTGATAATATTT
This genomic interval carries:
- a CDS encoding cobaltochelatase subunit CobN, with protein sequence MNKIKCSLLLLIVLFVFLLVPAVSASENKINVMYVGYGENYALKKASTTTEYSEYINFTNVNAYGSSYAASSSLLNAAESGLIEEQDVILCDMLYSPIYDSIEDALKRAHDNGTVFVDIRSENEPEFFDYVYRDSRKNPVRYYYDRMGGSGTGLDYAEKLLICLAKDYANRSDITAEWNVSLINQADWAKVKILYLGHNGCPSLELANQTNRYRDDIEFQVLEAYNEAGDGPGDELKTAASSGLLEEQDILICDNLSSSIYNYDSNLFPDICNAGVYIVNIEPQDHALTWKNFFNYVYAYETNETTSGQFGGPVDYDTTIGYYYDNMGTDTGEEKNNAENLLIYLSKEYGFRPILTEDWNFEDLDEIKIMYLGPEPNDALELAVNNSRYSNLIEFTNIKAYDSNGDPSADLVSAVESGMVEEQDLIFCDRFSSSIYGTLNDTFWQAHTEGAAFVGFNSSGTPFYFDYASDGLADDPICNLYRYMGTDGTVRQKNAEYLLHYLAENYANRPEITNDWDLVHIMYLGYGANSALELAEQTNPYSSGIELLNLNAYNGSSGPSDEVLIAGKSGLLEMQDVVVCDMLSSDIYEALGEYLEKAHSNGTTVIDIYSFDPPSLAPDYVDYAYNGSENNTFCSYFLNMSAETDEGLENAENLLIYLSKTYGKNQDLTGDWSYIESSGSSIPMVGLYYPGSENESFYFEDTSTYLAWYELGAESHRSYDPERPTIGIWFHRTDIQNGYTGVVDALIRDLEDRDCNVIAGFDTFDNITEYYCDGSGTPLVQCMISLKTFRLNYNNPELGIEELKYLNVPVLRGIVAEEVEYVDVADSSRGIPTDQVVRKAISPDMDGIFEYIVVGKSEKNSTTDFYEYVPMPAQVDWITNRSIKWAELKRKENLEKKVAVIYYNYPSGKDNVATASYLDGVTSICKLLEVMKENGYDIDYVPEDSDELLDRLMLQGYNAGSWAEGMLDNLVENREDWGVELVPIETYHKWFETLPEELQTSVIEKWGEPWNESDDADSSPMIWENSSGRYVVLPAVRCGSVWLMPQPARGFFQDEEALYHSSETPPTHQYIAFYMWLNNEFKADAIIHLGTHGTHEWLPGQACGMNRTSEWSPILLGDLPNIYPYIVANVGEGQTAEYRGNALIIDHLTPTMERAGAYAELENLTRLMQEYYGLEMNTQTKVAYQAEIIEEMDSLSLDEELGVNTTDLIAYNTTEFDLFVRDILHQYIEDIEGDYIAYGMHVLSEVPSCNSLDPQEDELTDVIRALLGSGFEANLTNAFYQEYPEGVPENDTKVNNLIWEVIRNGTDVQEAQNLVYGQSDPLVSSDLERGLGYLDSVLEPDNSELFSLIKLIVGEKLKADLEIAFYSNTTGYPEGIPENDTKPDDLLWKVVCENADSEEAQNQLYGLNNSSVTADLEFGVDYKDQILYPHWDELAYMVRSMLGSSFESRVEVAFYSNTTEYPLGIPLTDTKVDRMIREVIVMDSTPEEAQLAIYGTTNDTISEDLLTGLEYKQRLLDSDVELDRILSALDGCYIPPGPGNDPVSRTDAVPTGRNFYGINPELYPSKATWKMGKLLAQELLVDYYEKYGEYPHKVAFSRFGVDFIQDHGTLEAEILYLLGVKPVWDDNGIVQGVELIPEEELLPSYDSSMPGRPRIDIVYVTAGMRDSFPDKIEMVDDAVKLANLAPAGNYPNYVNESTQALYDELYEAYLNETGNATEAAALAKSLSTMRCYAVKDGTYELGVSNLVEASGNWGDEEAIAELYLNTMGYAYGSEMWGYESSELFAHNLADVDASVHSSTSNLYDAFDNDDFFQYFGGLNLAVYYLTGEYPEMYVSDTRDADGAEMVTLQEFLSKNLRSTYFNDKWIEGMMGSGYSGASMFSEFVDNVWGWEVTTDLISDDVWENIYETYIDDPEMQEWFDDNSPGSFQSITGRMLEAARKGYWDCDSGTLESLATSYAESVAENGATCCHHTCGNVLLTEFVEGLVSVPGFSQAMEDATKSGEIDNKDPTTPSELEEEENKSHSGSSTGKAEVVSGSGNQTQADISDVGYGTDTSQPVPDTQKTGDSNYIEGYEMQKESIQKESPYSGMSFSGADIVGVLFVIVSLSAIYIGVRRKKL